Proteins co-encoded in one Hymenobacter swuensis DY53 genomic window:
- a CDS encoding toxin-antitoxin system YwqK family antitoxin, translating into MLRILPVTPMRLLRFSVLLPVLLLLGACSKKTVSFNSRPDAPVVLASSDTLTTAADTTAAPSLQAKRTALTKDQEKAAKEKEKLAQRKPKKKKNVFLGERIKKGYVKSGPKGKNQYVEIFYYLRTFQQPNPFAPARYYFNPRKRKIFKANTELNAGTDKVLHGPYKKMQGGKVIETGYFAVGTRHLRWEKFNRDNTLLAKTHYEMGFPRDANVTYYDAGQKQVKEVVPYYNGKLEGDYVRYNENGQMEWVGQFENGKRVGNWDRYWGFRNTRNRLRYQYQYGESGYDPEVTEPVLVKEYNRNGVLIYEKDKLDNRDKPDTARPGSKR; encoded by the coding sequence ATGCTGCGAATCCTGCCCGTTACCCCAATGCGTCTGTTGCGTTTCTCTGTGCTATTGCCGGTCCTGCTGTTGCTAGGTGCCTGCTCCAAAAAAACCGTCTCGTTCAATAGCCGGCCCGATGCGCCCGTGGTGTTGGCTAGTAGTGATACGCTAACCACGGCGGCTGACACGACTGCCGCGCCCTCGCTGCAGGCCAAGCGCACAGCTCTGACCAAAGACCAGGAAAAGGCCGCTAAAGAGAAGGAGAAGCTGGCCCAGCGCAAGCCCAAGAAGAAGAAAAACGTCTTTTTGGGAGAGCGAATCAAGAAAGGATATGTGAAATCAGGGCCGAAGGGCAAGAACCAGTACGTGGAAATCTTCTACTACCTGCGCACCTTCCAGCAGCCCAACCCATTTGCGCCGGCCCGTTACTATTTCAACCCCCGCAAGCGCAAAATCTTCAAGGCCAACACTGAGCTGAATGCCGGCACTGACAAGGTGTTGCATGGCCCCTACAAAAAAATGCAGGGCGGCAAGGTGATAGAAACCGGGTACTTCGCGGTAGGTACCCGCCATCTGCGCTGGGAGAAGTTCAACCGCGACAATACGCTGCTGGCCAAAACACACTACGAAATGGGCTTCCCGCGCGACGCCAACGTGACCTACTACGACGCGGGCCAGAAGCAGGTGAAGGAAGTAGTGCCCTACTACAACGGCAAGCTGGAAGGCGACTATGTGCGCTACAACGAGAACGGCCAGATGGAATGGGTGGGCCAGTTCGAGAACGGCAAGCGTGTGGGCAACTGGGACCGGTACTGGGGCTTCCGTAACACCCGCAACCGCCTGCGCTACCAGTACCAGTACGGCGAATCGGGCTACGACCCGGAAGTGACCGAGCCGGTGCTGGTAAAGGAGTACAACCGCAACGGCGTGCTTATTTACGAGAAAGATAAGCTGGATAACCGCGATAAACCCGACACCGCCCGCCCCGGCAGCAAGCGGTGA
- a CDS encoding YraN family protein: MPTAAHQLGHDGEETALQYLLARGYKLLYRNFRHRRAEVDLIMHRGRELLVFVEVKTRSSAQYGHPEEFVTERKRQLLRLAAEHLQEELNWAGDIRFDILALSPTTQGLRIEHFEDAFW; this comes from the coding sequence ATGCCAACTGCCGCCCACCAACTTGGCCATGACGGAGAAGAGACGGCCCTGCAGTACCTGCTGGCCCGGGGCTACAAGCTGTTGTACCGCAACTTCCGCCACCGCCGCGCCGAAGTAGACCTGATTATGCACCGGGGCCGGGAGCTGCTGGTGTTTGTGGAGGTGAAAACGCGCTCCTCAGCTCAGTACGGTCACCCCGAAGAATTCGTGACAGAGCGCAAACGGCAGTTGCTGCGCTTGGCAGCCGAACACCTGCAGGAAGAGCTCAACTGGGCCGGTGACATCCGCTTTGATATTCTGGCCCTCTCCCCTACCACCCAGGGTCTGCGCATCGAACACTTCGAGGATGCATTCTGGTAA
- the lipB gene encoding lipoyl(octanoyl) transferase LipB, protein MSLYSACVSPTDVGATPEPAAAPATTGQNRRVSVRRLGLVDYQPAWDAQEQLLAETLATKTLNRQRQEAGELPEPTANYLLLCEHPHVYTLGKSGKPEHLLLDEAGLTAHQATFHRINRGGDITYHGPGQLVGYPIFDLDNFFTDIHRYLRLLEEAVILTLAEYGVRAGRIAGLTGVWLDFEEGAANPRKICAMGVKCSRWVTMHGFALNVNTDLSYFGYIVPCGITDKAVTSLRQELGHAVPLAEVQDRLLPHLARLFGASLATESAL, encoded by the coding sequence ATGTCTCTATATTCTGCCTGCGTAAGTCCCACTGATGTTGGTGCTACGCCGGAGCCGGCCGCTGCTCCGGCCACGACTGGCCAGAACCGCCGGGTGTCCGTACGCCGTCTGGGGTTGGTTGACTACCAGCCCGCCTGGGATGCTCAGGAACAGCTGCTGGCCGAAACGCTGGCGACCAAAACCCTGAACCGGCAGCGGCAGGAAGCCGGAGAGTTGCCCGAACCCACTGCGAACTACTTACTGCTTTGTGAGCATCCACACGTCTACACATTAGGCAAAAGCGGAAAGCCTGAACACCTGCTACTCGATGAAGCCGGCCTAACGGCACATCAGGCTACCTTCCACCGTATCAACCGGGGTGGTGATATCACCTACCACGGTCCCGGCCAACTGGTTGGTTACCCCATTTTCGACCTCGACAACTTCTTCACGGACATTCACCGCTACTTGCGGCTGCTGGAAGAAGCCGTCATCCTCACCCTGGCCGAATATGGCGTGCGGGCCGGCCGCATTGCGGGCCTCACCGGCGTCTGGCTCGATTTTGAGGAAGGCGCGGCCAACCCGCGTAAAATCTGTGCTATGGGTGTGAAATGTAGCCGTTGGGTTACCATGCATGGCTTCGCGCTCAACGTCAATACCGACCTTTCGTACTTTGGCTACATCGTACCCTGCGGCATTACCGATAAGGCGGTTACCTCACTCCGCCAGGAACTAGGCCATGCCGTGCCCTTGGCTGAAGTGCAGGACCGCCTGCTTCCACACCTGGCCCGCCTGTTTGGGGCCAGCCTTGCCACTGAATCTGCTTTATGA
- a CDS encoding MraY family glycosyltransferase, producing MNALGIQLGLSSLWAFLVALFAVPSIIYIAHLKNMLDTPNVRTVHESLTPRLGGVAVFAGFMSALTIFAPLNNGVQQLLAGCIVLFFVGLKDDLVSISVAKKFVGQLLATGVVMIMADVRITSFQGILGIQELPIGISYAFTFFAIVGITNAINLIDGLDGLAGSIVLIIVSTFGYYFYRYGGPDFQNYVFVSVCVVGGILGFLRYNFHKATIFMGDTGSLVCGFIVSILTIQFIEMGLKVGQPFASSAPSVAVGILFVPLFDTLRVFIVRMMAGRSPFSPDKNHVHHRILAMGFQQIGTVILLGLLNIVVILFVINFAYLGNTILIAMLVAFSLLLSVFLGVYHSRAERQRVAS from the coding sequence ATGAATGCACTCGGAATTCAGTTGGGTCTGTCCTCCCTGTGGGCGTTTCTGGTGGCCTTGTTCGCCGTCCCGTCCATCATTTACATCGCCCACCTGAAAAACATGCTCGATACGCCCAACGTGCGTACCGTGCACGAGTCGCTGACGCCGCGCCTGGGCGGCGTGGCGGTATTTGCAGGCTTTATGTCGGCTCTCACCATTTTTGCCCCTCTTAACAACGGCGTGCAACAGCTACTGGCAGGTTGTATCGTGCTGTTCTTTGTGGGTTTGAAAGATGATCTGGTCAGTATTTCCGTTGCCAAGAAATTTGTGGGCCAACTACTGGCCACAGGTGTGGTCATGATTATGGCTGATGTGCGCATTACCAGCTTTCAGGGCATTCTGGGAATTCAGGAGCTGCCCATCGGCATCAGCTATGCCTTTACCTTTTTCGCCATCGTGGGCATCACCAATGCCATCAACCTCATTGATGGCCTCGACGGACTGGCCGGTTCCATTGTCCTCATCATTGTAAGCACTTTCGGCTACTACTTTTACCGCTACGGCGGGCCTGATTTTCAGAACTATGTGTTCGTGTCGGTGTGCGTGGTAGGCGGTATTTTGGGCTTTCTGCGCTATAACTTTCACAAGGCCACCATCTTCATGGGCGACACCGGCTCGTTGGTGTGCGGCTTTATCGTGTCAATACTCACTATTCAGTTTATTGAGATGGGCCTGAAAGTAGGCCAGCCGTTCGCCTCCTCGGCACCGTCGGTAGCCGTGGGTATTCTGTTCGTACCGCTGTTCGATACGCTGCGGGTGTTCATTGTACGCATGATGGCCGGCCGCTCGCCTTTCTCGCCCGATAAGAACCACGTCCACCACCGTATTCTGGCTATGGGCTTCCAGCAAATCGGCACAGTTATTCTGTTGGGCCTGCTCAATATTGTGGTCATTCTGTTTGTCATCAACTTCGCTTACCTCGGCAATACCATTTTGATTGCCATGCTGGTAGCATTTTCTCTGTTGCTGAGCGTATTCCTAGGCGTGTATCATAGTCGCGCCGAGCGGCAGCGCGTAGCTTCCTAA
- a CDS encoding DUF4271 domain-containing protein, which translates to MCLLWLCGLSLGPATARAAEYRPLPPAPRAGLTADWLIFDEPRNRLVLYLPDYHQPAHAYYQWLTIRPGKGLPVSFTAREKLSLFLDNRLVFTARVPASYTVDLSLLLPAGSPAGPHLLCVWQPDAAPDLASFSNAVPLVAAKPGAASSASLAAQPRPRGHQGQNVFVGFLLLIGLCYGGLRATYQPGFTRIYQLEGLWGKGAAEQDFLIKPTLTWLNLVLVLLFSLSFALLLVAIHTNIQSIVILRRLFDVAESAIMVRVLLYTLLVAGFVLGKYLFLELLGYIFDVTELVTIQYREFIRTILFMGLFLPVVMLLYLGLNQRLPETVLWVSNGVVSLLLVGTLLRVARTLHRKTSLLNLHLFSYLCATEVIPLIILLKLIVFTY; encoded by the coding sequence ATGTGCCTGCTCTGGCTTTGTGGCCTGAGTCTGGGGCCGGCCACCGCCCGGGCCGCCGAATACCGTCCATTGCCTCCTGCACCGCGCGCCGGACTTACTGCCGACTGGCTCATTTTTGATGAGCCACGCAACCGCTTGGTCCTGTATCTGCCTGACTACCACCAGCCAGCCCATGCATACTACCAATGGTTGACCATCCGCCCGGGCAAAGGCCTGCCTGTTAGCTTCACAGCCCGCGAGAAGCTGAGCCTTTTTCTGGATAACCGCTTGGTTTTCACGGCTCGTGTGCCGGCTTCGTATACCGTCGACTTGTCGTTGCTGTTGCCGGCTGGTAGTCCGGCCGGACCCCACTTATTGTGCGTCTGGCAGCCCGACGCCGCCCCTGATCTGGCTTCCTTCAGCAATGCGGTGCCCTTGGTGGCAGCAAAGCCCGGGGCCGCTTCTTCCGCTTCACTAGCAGCTCAGCCCCGGCCCAGAGGGCATCAGGGGCAGAATGTTTTTGTGGGCTTCCTATTGCTGATCGGGTTGTGTTATGGCGGCCTCCGGGCTACGTATCAGCCGGGATTTACGCGCATCTACCAGCTGGAAGGCCTTTGGGGCAAAGGGGCTGCCGAGCAGGATTTCCTGATCAAGCCAACCCTGACTTGGCTGAACTTGGTGCTGGTGCTACTGTTTTCGCTGTCATTTGCGTTGTTGCTGGTCGCCATTCATACCAATATTCAGAGCATCGTAATCCTGCGCCGCCTGTTTGATGTGGCCGAGTCTGCCATTATGGTGCGCGTCCTGCTGTATACGCTACTGGTCGCCGGGTTCGTGCTGGGCAAATACCTGTTCCTGGAGTTGCTGGGCTACATCTTCGATGTAACGGAGCTGGTCACCATCCAGTACCGCGAATTTATCCGGACCATCCTGTTTATGGGTCTGTTTTTACCCGTTGTAATGCTGCTGTATCTGGGCCTTAATCAGCGGCTGCCTGAAACTGTGCTGTGGGTTTCCAACGGAGTGGTTTCCTTGCTGTTGGTTGGAACCTTACTGCGGGTAGCTCGGACCTTACACCGCAAGACATCCTTACTGAATCTGCATTTGTTTTCTTACCTTTGCGCCACAGAAGTGATTCCCCTGATCATTCTGCTCAAGCTGATCGTTTTTACCTACTGA
- a CDS encoding uroporphyrinogen-III synthase: MAESKDQPGAGRHTRRISSILVTQPKPTNDVSPYFSIAEKYGIKVDFREFIEVQPVSYKDFRKEKVNIAEHTAVIFTSRNAVDHFFRICQEAKIEMPAEMKYFCISEQTANYLQKYIVLRKRKLFVGQRTAADLFEVIRKHKGEKFLYPCSDIRKDDIPEFMRANSLKFTEAVIYRTVASDLSDLSDVKYDCIAFFSPSGISSLFINFPDFEQNGTRIAAFGPTTAKAVVDAGLELDIEAPQPNAPSMTGAIEAYIRLHHGTEAPREKKQSK, from the coding sequence ATGGCCGAGAGCAAAGACCAACCGGGGGCGGGCCGCCACACTAGGCGCATCTCCAGCATTCTGGTCACCCAGCCTAAACCCACTAATGATGTCTCGCCGTACTTTTCTATTGCAGAAAAATACGGGATTAAAGTAGACTTCCGGGAGTTTATCGAGGTTCAGCCAGTTTCCTACAAGGATTTCCGCAAAGAGAAAGTCAACATTGCTGAGCATACGGCGGTTATCTTCACCAGCCGCAATGCCGTTGATCATTTCTTCCGGATTTGCCAGGAGGCGAAGATTGAGATGCCCGCTGAAATGAAGTATTTCTGCATTTCGGAGCAGACGGCCAATTACTTGCAGAAGTACATCGTACTACGCAAGCGCAAGCTGTTCGTGGGCCAGCGCACGGCTGCCGACTTGTTTGAGGTCATCAGGAAGCACAAGGGCGAGAAATTCCTGTATCCGTGCTCTGACATCCGCAAGGACGATATTCCAGAGTTCATGCGGGCTAACAGCTTAAAATTCACCGAAGCGGTTATCTATCGTACCGTTGCCAGCGACCTGTCGGATCTGTCAGATGTGAAATACGATTGTATTGCCTTCTTCAGTCCTTCCGGCATCAGTTCGCTCTTCATCAACTTCCCCGATTTTGAGCAGAACGGTACCCGCATTGCAGCTTTCGGACCCACAACGGCCAAAGCAGTTGTAGACGCCGGACTTGAGCTTGATATTGAAGCCCCGCAGCCTAATGCGCCTTCTATGACCGGTGCCATTGAAGCGTATATTCGGTTGCACCATGGCACTGAAGCCCCCAGAGAGAAAAAACAGAGTAAATAA
- a CDS encoding PorP/SprF family type IX secretion system membrane protein has translation MKKALLTAIVFSFAFGTAMAQQQPQFSHYGFNGMFLNPAYAGIKGQGEITALGRSQYFGYNATFDNGGSPQTYMLTASLPVAAIGGGLGIGIYRDKIAELTTTNVQLSYSKHIKIGEGRLGIGVQGIFNNIYQGTYRAIDQDDIKVPREGADRKIDAGVGVWYESDKLYAGLSVNNLLRSSYKFNSQVVGGKTAEYINENHAYLTAGYNIEASSSVVVTPTVLMKVVLPGKFGDDSKFAFKNNSYEAGVRATFNDRFWGGLGYRYDESVTALGGLSFSKDNAMRVGLAYDLIAFNQDARALSSFEIMLSYRLPKPGLAIRPAIRTPRYSF, from the coding sequence ATGAAGAAGGCTCTACTCACTGCTATTGTCTTCTCCTTCGCCTTTGGCACTGCTATGGCGCAGCAGCAGCCCCAGTTTAGCCATTACGGCTTTAATGGGATGTTCCTGAACCCAGCATATGCGGGTATCAAGGGGCAGGGAGAAATTACTGCGCTTGGCCGTTCACAATACTTTGGGTACAACGCAACGTTTGATAACGGGGGCTCCCCTCAAACCTATATGCTTACGGCTTCCCTTCCGGTAGCAGCTATAGGTGGCGGCCTCGGTATCGGTATCTACCGGGACAAAATTGCCGAACTTACGACAACCAACGTTCAGCTTTCGTATTCCAAGCATATCAAGATAGGAGAAGGCCGGCTGGGCATTGGTGTGCAGGGAATATTCAATAATATCTATCAGGGCACCTACCGGGCTATAGATCAAGATGATATAAAGGTTCCACGAGAAGGCGCCGACCGGAAGATTGACGCGGGTGTTGGGGTGTGGTATGAATCCGATAAGCTCTATGCCGGCTTGAGCGTCAATAACCTGCTTCGTTCTAGCTACAAATTCAATAGCCAGGTGGTGGGAGGTAAAACGGCTGAGTACATCAACGAAAATCACGCGTACCTGACGGCTGGGTATAATATTGAGGCCTCATCCTCCGTTGTAGTAACGCCTACTGTGCTGATGAAAGTGGTATTACCGGGCAAGTTTGGAGATGATAGTAAGTTTGCCTTCAAAAATAATTCGTACGAAGCAGGCGTACGCGCTACTTTTAATGATCGGTTTTGGGGGGGCTTAGGCTATCGGTACGATGAATCAGTTACGGCTTTAGGAGGCTTGAGCTTCTCGAAAGACAATGCAATGCGGGTGGGATTAGCTTACGACTTAATTGCATTTAATCAGGATGCAAGGGCGCTTAGTTCATTTGAAATTATGCTCTCTTATCGTCTGCCCAAACCGGGTTTAGCAATCCGCCCAGCAATCCGTACACCGCGCTACAGCTTCTAA
- the porK gene encoding T9SS ring complex lipoprotein PorK/GldK: MNKFLVLPLVAFSTLILGGCGFGTGPQGDLVGAEDRPEFNPQEVPYGMVPCPGGTFHMGQTDQDISASMVNMNKQVTIAGFYMDETEITNNEYRQFMNAIRQDSIDVLGEEYVMTELYPDTTVWVRDFTYHMGDPLMEYYYTHPAFDDYPVVGVDWFAAKYFCNWRTKNKNAANAEAGLAPTPNFRLPSEAEWEYAARGGRDLATYPWGGPYLRNSKGCMLANFKPGRGDYASDGYAYTSPVGAFFPNDFGLYDMSGNVSEWCDDAYMEASVPVVWDMNPTNPDDNEPRKVVRGGSWKDIAYFLETGTRNFEYQDSARSYIGFRTAMIQIGMGTNESLN; this comes from the coding sequence ATGAACAAGTTTCTCGTATTGCCTCTCGTCGCTTTTTCGACGCTCATTCTGGGGGGCTGTGGTTTCGGTACAGGGCCGCAGGGTGACCTGGTTGGTGCGGAGGACCGTCCGGAGTTTAACCCGCAGGAGGTGCCCTACGGCATGGTACCCTGTCCTGGTGGAACCTTCCACATGGGCCAGACGGACCAAGATATTTCGGCCTCTATGGTCAACATGAACAAGCAGGTGACTATCGCCGGCTTCTACATGGATGAGACGGAAATCACGAACAATGAGTACCGCCAGTTCATGAATGCCATCCGGCAGGACTCCATTGACGTACTGGGCGAGGAGTACGTGATGACGGAGCTCTACCCCGATACTACGGTTTGGGTGCGCGACTTTACTTACCACATGGGTGACCCCCTGATGGAGTATTACTACACGCACCCAGCCTTCGATGACTACCCGGTGGTTGGGGTTGACTGGTTTGCCGCTAAGTACTTCTGCAACTGGCGCACCAAAAACAAAAACGCGGCTAATGCTGAAGCCGGTCTGGCTCCTACCCCCAACTTTCGCCTGCCTTCCGAGGCCGAGTGGGAATATGCTGCCCGCGGTGGCCGTGACCTAGCTACATATCCCTGGGGTGGTCCTTATCTGCGCAACTCGAAAGGCTGCATGCTGGCTAACTTCAAGCCCGGTCGTGGCGACTATGCTTCGGACGGTTACGCTTACACTTCGCCGGTGGGTGCCTTCTTCCCCAATGACTTTGGCCTGTACGATATGTCGGGCAACGTGTCGGAGTGGTGCGATGATGCCTACATGGAAGCTTCCGTACCGGTGGTGTGGGATATGAACCCAACCAACCCCGATGATAACGAGCCCCGCAAAGTAGTGCGTGGCGGTTCCTGGAAGGACATTGCGTACTTCCTCGAAACCGGTACCCGCAACTTTGAATACCAGGATTCGGCTCGCTCTTACATTGGGTTCCGTACCGCCATGATTCAGATCGGCATGGGTACCAACGAAAGCCTGAACTAA
- the porL gene encoding type IX secretion system motor protein PorL/GldL produces MAAKGGSFLYDVLMPKVYGIGAAVVIVGALFKIQHWEGASEMLIVGLGTEALIFLLSAFQPNPKEVDWSLVYPELSEGYDPSTNSNKFVEQSTGTGLTRKLDDMLKDANVTPEAIASLGQGLNRLSTTTQQLSTLGDATSATDEYTTKVRTAAQSLERINEAYSNTATAMTAMADATNDAREYHVQVQNVTKNLGALNAVYEMELQDANTHLKSMNKFYGTLAQAMENLTEAGKETDQFKQEVTSLTTNLSSLNRVYGNMLNAMRATN; encoded by the coding sequence ATGGCAGCTAAAGGCGGTAGTTTTCTGTACGATGTGCTGATGCCCAAAGTGTACGGCATCGGCGCAGCAGTCGTAATCGTAGGGGCATTGTTCAAAATTCAGCACTGGGAAGGTGCCAGCGAAATGCTGATTGTAGGTCTGGGCACAGAAGCCCTAATCTTCCTGCTGAGCGCATTCCAGCCCAACCCCAAAGAAGTTGACTGGTCCTTGGTTTATCCGGAACTGAGCGAAGGTTACGATCCTTCCACCAACAGCAACAAGTTCGTTGAGCAAAGCACCGGCACGGGCCTGACCCGCAAGCTAGACGATATGCTGAAAGATGCCAACGTGACGCCTGAGGCTATTGCGTCGCTGGGCCAGGGCCTGAACCGCCTGAGCACCACTACGCAGCAGCTCTCGACCCTCGGCGACGCTACCAGCGCTACCGATGAGTACACCACCAAGGTGCGCACCGCCGCTCAGTCGCTGGAGCGTATCAACGAGGCATATTCGAACACTGCTACGGCCATGACGGCTATGGCTGATGCCACCAACGATGCTCGTGAGTACCATGTGCAGGTGCAGAACGTGACCAAGAATCTGGGCGCGCTGAATGCAGTGTACGAAATGGAACTGCAGGATGCCAACACGCACCTGAAGTCCATGAATAAGTTCTACGGTACCTTGGCTCAGGCCATGGAGAATCTGACCGAAGCTGGTAAAGAAACCGACCAGTTCAAGCAGGAAGTGACCAGCCTGACCACCAACCTCAGCTCGCTGAACCGTGTGTATGGTAACATGCTGAACGCCATGCGTGCTACCAACTAA
- the porM gene encoding type IX secretion system motor protein PorM/GldM: MAGGKETPRQKMIGMMYLVLTALLALQVNSAILLKFKFLDDSLSAINGKVSKANDDKVKGIKGQVEKNRNQAKDLAVLKQSEEVRQKTQEIVAYLSSVRTKLLEKTENKGKNEFKNMSAEDKVAELMLGASQNGEGYTMKGQLNNYSTYIKQFVPNAGALALDAKEDPMVTEKEQKSKNFAQLSFENTPVVAALAVLSQKEAEVLKYESDALSALAQRVGGSVIVFDKIGAFASAESNTVAAGTKYKAELFLTASASGLNPSMTLNGSPLKVDQATGKGKIEFTARPGAFDQAGNAKGSWTGTIRFKQNGRDTVFTVKTPYTITKPVMQIQSASVQALYFKCGNKLSVQVPALGAQYDPSFSASGASTIKGSAKGEVTLVPNSKEVTLNVSSGGNPIGSQTFQVRPIPKPEIQCWVGGRPANEKQGTPITAVRNMNMKAVADAGFATFLPDDARFRVSRYEITLVRGKRPAMQTITVNGPTVDLSSVVNTAREGDRLYIEVKGVQRQNFQGNVEDVNVSKQFNIPLL; this comes from the coding sequence ATGGCGGGAGGTAAAGAGACTCCACGGCAGAAGATGATCGGGATGATGTACTTGGTACTCACCGCTCTTCTGGCCCTACAAGTAAACTCAGCAATTCTGCTCAAGTTCAAGTTTCTGGATGACAGCTTGTCGGCTATCAACGGCAAAGTGTCGAAGGCGAACGATGACAAGGTAAAAGGCATTAAGGGGCAGGTTGAAAAAAACCGTAACCAAGCCAAAGACCTTGCTGTGCTGAAGCAGAGCGAAGAAGTTCGGCAGAAAACGCAGGAAATAGTTGCGTACTTGTCTTCCGTCCGCACCAAGCTGCTGGAGAAAACGGAAAACAAGGGTAAGAACGAATTCAAGAACATGAGCGCCGAGGATAAAGTGGCAGAGCTAATGTTGGGTGCCAGTCAGAATGGGGAAGGCTATACGATGAAAGGGCAGTTGAACAACTACTCTACTTACATCAAGCAGTTCGTGCCTAACGCTGGTGCTTTGGCCCTTGATGCCAAGGAAGATCCAATGGTGACGGAGAAGGAGCAGAAGAGCAAGAACTTTGCTCAGCTCAGCTTCGAAAATACGCCGGTAGTTGCTGCTTTGGCCGTTCTCTCGCAGAAAGAAGCCGAAGTGCTGAAGTATGAATCAGATGCACTGAGTGCGTTGGCCCAACGCGTAGGTGGTTCGGTTATCGTATTCGACAAAATCGGGGCTTTTGCTAGCGCGGAGTCGAATACGGTGGCTGCTGGTACTAAGTACAAAGCAGAACTTTTCCTGACGGCTTCAGCTTCGGGTCTGAACCCCAGCATGACGCTGAACGGCTCACCGCTGAAAGTGGATCAGGCAACCGGCAAAGGTAAAATCGAATTCACGGCTCGTCCCGGCGCTTTCGACCAAGCTGGTAACGCCAAAGGCTCTTGGACCGGTACCATTCGATTCAAGCAGAATGGCCGCGACACAGTCTTTACTGTAAAGACGCCTTACACCATTACCAAGCCCGTAATGCAGATTCAGTCGGCTTCGGTTCAGGCGTTGTATTTCAAGTGCGGCAACAAGCTGAGCGTACAGGTACCCGCGCTGGGTGCTCAGTACGATCCTAGCTTCTCTGCTTCCGGTGCTTCTACCATCAAAGGCTCGGCTAAAGGAGAGGTAACGCTGGTTCCCAATTCGAAGGAAGTAACTCTGAACGTTAGCAGCGGCGGCAACCCCATTGGCTCGCAAACCTTCCAGGTTCGCCCCATTCCTAAGCCGGAGATTCAGTGCTGGGTAGGTGGCCGTCCGGCTAACGAAAAGCAAGGTACTCCGATTACGGCCGTTCGTAACATGAATATGAAGGCGGTAGCCGATGCTGGTTTTGCTACCTTCCTGCCAGATGATGCTCGTTTCCGGGTATCGCGCTACGAAATCACGTTGGTACGTGGCAAGCGTCCGGCTATGCAAACCATTACTGTCAATGGTCCAACGGTTGATCTGAGCAGTGTGGTAAACACCGCTCGTGAAGGTGACCGTCTGTACATCGAAGTAAAAGGTGTTCAGCGTCAGAATTTCCAAGGCAACGTGGAAGACGTAAATGTTTCAAAGCAGTTCAATATTCCGCTGCTGTAA